One region of Natronobacterium texcoconense genomic DNA includes:
- a CDS encoding double zinc ribbon domain-containing protein, whose product MQEQVTLKCVSCDTSFEPGPNGGFCPSCDTPHPDYAGSDGDGDEEATEDDSESTGVEDDESEDVVDEAETDESKVDDDSDADEQEEAVEGAEPDGESAEDDELEEEAAEPEAETVEDDADEDELEEEAAEPDVDESQVDDESEPDQADETAADEDEPTADETCHSCGAEVDASMAFCPDCGAELEEDDEPELTACPSCENPVDDEAYCPSCGLHLDPIREGEESADDASTADVPEEVTLVINGEEYTFGDGDTFGRQDGEWLEDLVEASGGRDEVTYVSSEHLEFSVEDDGIYAVDVSTNGTRHNGTEIDGTSAKLEDGDSLELADRAELEVSL is encoded by the coding sequence ATGCAAGAACAAGTAACCCTAAAATGCGTTTCGTGTGACACATCGTTCGAACCGGGACCGAACGGCGGCTTTTGTCCGAGCTGTGACACGCCGCACCCGGACTACGCGGGTAGCGACGGAGATGGGGACGAGGAAGCGACGGAAGACGACTCCGAGTCGACGGGAGTGGAGGACGACGAGTCGGAAGACGTAGTCGACGAAGCGGAAACGGACGAGAGCAAGGTCGACGACGACTCTGACGCGGACGAACAGGAAGAAGCCGTCGAGGGGGCCGAACCGGACGGCGAGTCCGCCGAAGACGACGAACTCGAAGAAGAAGCCGCCGAACCGGAAGCGGAGACGGTCGAAGACGATGCTGACGAAGACGAATTGGAAGAAGAGGCCGCCGAACCCGACGTAGACGAGAGCCAGGTCGACGACGAGTCCGAACCGGACCAGGCTGACGAAACAGCGGCGGACGAGGACGAACCCACGGCCGACGAGACCTGCCACTCGTGTGGCGCGGAGGTCGACGCGTCGATGGCGTTCTGTCCCGACTGCGGAGCCGAACTCGAGGAGGACGACGAGCCGGAGCTCACTGCCTGTCCGAGCTGCGAGAACCCGGTCGACGACGAGGCGTACTGCCCGAGCTGTGGACTGCATCTCGACCCGATCCGGGAGGGCGAGGAGTCCGCGGACGACGCGTCCACGGCGGACGTCCCCGAGGAAGTCACGCTCGTCATCAACGGCGAGGAGTACACCTTCGGCGACGGCGACACGTTCGGCCGGCAGGACGGCGAGTGGCTCGAGGATCTCGTCGAGGCAAGCGGCGGCCGCGACGAGGTAACCTACGTCTCGAGCGAACACCTCGAATTTTCCGTCGAGGACGACGGCATCTACGCGGTCGACGTCAGCACCAACGGGACCAGACACAACGGAACGGAGATCGACGGCACGTCGGCGAAACTCGAGGACGGAGACTCGCTCGAACTCGCCGATCGTGCGGAACTCGAGGTGAGCCTCTAG
- a CDS encoding pantoate kinase, which produces MRDEATAFVPGHITGFFSAHPHEDPTKAGSRGAGLTLTDGVEVTVEPASESTVVLDGEEIAVEPVTTVLETLEVSARVEAESELPLGSGFGISGAMALGTALAANDVFGRRLSTNELVTIAHGAEVQAGTGLGDVVAQAHGGIPIRLEPGGPHENVLDSIPARARVEYVSFGELSTADVLSGETDRLTDAGQEALSRVVEEPTLPSFIYASRLFAREAGLLTGRVQEAIEDVAAVDGQASMAMLGETVFALGTGLSDAGYEPSVCSTHPAGAVLK; this is translated from the coding sequence ATGCGCGACGAGGCGACAGCGTTCGTCCCCGGTCACATTACGGGCTTTTTCAGTGCACACCCACACGAGGACCCGACGAAGGCGGGCTCACGCGGAGCGGGTTTGACGCTTACCGACGGCGTCGAGGTGACGGTCGAACCCGCGTCGGAATCGACGGTCGTCCTCGACGGCGAGGAGATAGCAGTCGAGCCAGTGACGACCGTGCTCGAGACGCTCGAGGTCTCCGCACGCGTCGAGGCGGAGTCGGAGCTGCCGCTCGGTTCAGGCTTCGGCATCTCGGGTGCGATGGCGCTCGGAACGGCACTGGCGGCAAACGACGTCTTCGGGCGGCGACTCTCGACGAACGAACTCGTGACGATCGCACACGGGGCCGAGGTTCAGGCCGGGACGGGACTGGGCGACGTCGTCGCTCAGGCTCACGGTGGGATTCCGATCCGACTCGAGCCTGGCGGACCGCACGAGAACGTACTCGACTCGATCCCTGCACGCGCTCGCGTCGAGTACGTTTCCTTCGGCGAACTGTCGACGGCCGACGTTCTCTCGGGGGAGACGGACAGGCTGACCGATGCCGGTCAGGAGGCGCTCTCCCGGGTCGTCGAGGAGCCGACGTTGCCGTCCTTTATCTACGCCTCGCGGCTGTTCGCTCGCGAAGCCGGACTGTTGACCGGCCGAGTCCAGGAGGCGATCGAGGACGTGGCCGCAGTCGACGGGCAGGCGTCGATGGCGATGCTCGGGGAGACGGTGTTCGCGCTCGGAACGGGGCTGTCCGACGCCGGCTACGAACCTTCTGTTTGTTCGACACATCCGGCCGGAGCGGTACTGAAATAG
- a CDS encoding vWA domain-containing protein, whose product MTTTISQTINRPYVPERGGGISCEFVIEPEESDETAERHISMCVDSSGSMGYGKMRQVRDAAGLVFGLLNDDDYLSIVTFDNEVEVVMDATRWGDIDREEVHERLDAVETRGGTDIYAGVETAKKTLRELPEGDQISKRILLLSDGRDLNRKSPEFEPLAKAVADGGISIYSAGIGTNYDQDIIRTLGEHSQGRWTHVDKPVDIRSFFGDVVEEASTVIANNPRLVIDPIPGCEIAEAYRRRPQVQQVDLEYDGDSVVVRLPDLQNHEEQKIVLKMDAPGHDVGTTEAVADVELQGLSETVSTAVEVSYTDDEEKLAQQQPDTFLAYRDTKIRSQLAQADSESELEEVKELIDETEVITEETSVVDDLRQDVTRIEGGDEEKVRKVQENTTVVYDGGRFD is encoded by the coding sequence ATGACGACGACAATCTCACAGACGATAAACAGGCCGTACGTACCCGAACGAGGAGGTGGCATCTCCTGCGAGTTCGTCATCGAGCCGGAGGAGAGCGACGAGACTGCCGAACGCCACATCTCGATGTGCGTCGACAGCAGTGGCTCGATGGGCTACGGGAAGATGCGCCAGGTCCGCGATGCGGCGGGGCTGGTCTTCGGTCTGCTGAACGACGACGACTACCTGAGCATCGTGACCTTCGACAACGAAGTCGAAGTCGTAATGGACGCGACCCGCTGGGGCGATATCGACCGCGAGGAAGTCCACGAACGACTGGACGCAGTCGAGACCCGTGGCGGCACCGACATCTACGCCGGCGTCGAGACCGCGAAGAAGACGCTGCGGGAACTCCCCGAGGGCGACCAGATATCGAAGCGGATCCTGCTGCTTTCGGACGGTCGCGACCTCAATCGAAAGTCTCCGGAGTTCGAGCCGCTGGCGAAGGCGGTCGCCGACGGCGGCATCTCCATCTACTCCGCGGGTATCGGGACCAACTACGACCAGGACATCATCCGCACGCTGGGCGAACACTCCCAGGGGCGGTGGACGCACGTGGACAAACCGGTCGACATCAGGTCCTTCTTCGGCGACGTCGTCGAGGAGGCCTCGACCGTGATCGCGAACAACCCGCGGCTGGTGATCGATCCGATCCCCGGCTGTGAAATCGCCGAAGCCTACCGGCGACGACCACAGGTCCAGCAGGTCGACCTCGAGTACGACGGTGACTCCGTCGTCGTTCGGCTGCCGGACCTCCAGAACCACGAGGAACAGAAGATCGTACTGAAGATGGACGCGCCCGGCCACGACGTCGGGACGACGGAAGCGGTCGCCGACGTCGAGTTACAGGGGCTCTCCGAGACCGTCTCGACCGCCGTCGAAGTCAGTTACACCGACGACGAGGAGAAACTCGCCCAGCAGCAACCCGACACGTTCCTCGCCTATCGCGACACGAAGATCCGGAGCCAGCTCGCACAGGCCGACTCGGAGTCCGAACTCGAGGAGGTCAAAGAGCTGATCGACGAGACCGAAGTTATCACCGAGGAGACGTCGGTCGTCGACGACCTGCGACAGGACGTGACCCGGATCGAGGGCGGCGACGAGGAGAAGGTTCGCAAGGTACAGGAGAACACGACGGTCGTCTACGACGGCGGTCGATTCGACTGA
- a CDS encoding DUF1508 domain-containing protein, giving the protein MSAPSEIHRSLYRLYERYVGEPDSGKDVYGYWLFILGYAIGAAGIVAFIVGYGGNIAETEMIHISGVTASVGLALCLFGIGLMLPVRKRGIQASVVGLMISLVGVAMFGVAYPQDWRERGMQLDVEVISVYAAGIAIIAGVAVLVPVLTGRKGMFVEEEKESEEAPILTGNALEDAQFAVFRDEHGDWKWHVLHREALAESNSSAVTRPEAREGIDRVKSQISSAGLMELTTSAFRLYEDRDGSWQWTLARDDGSVVADCGREFDRRDGAEKSVSFLKDRGPDADVIEIEGAAFTYTEERGKWYWKLVDDDHATLAVDEVGHTEQDDAEEAARTFAERFADARLLDIDHFGVELYETDGEWTWRFVDDADDVVADAADTYDTRRDAEEAAEALLPALESASVTVAGEPTYELYESGEEWRWRLVDEAEDVVARTPGTETDEERIEWETTQFGDHADDADIIEIEAAEYEVYPSDESADASSSEDDHLPKAVDEPAAATDGGTSVTFDEGEGPDEPEGPDWHWRLVTEDRDIVAASTEPHPDADTATSAIERVREQANEADLIEFEQSAFQVYEADSGEWRWRLIDEDGNVLADSGEEHTSRGEAAEAMMTLKERAPDAELLEIETAAFELFVNEDDEWGWRLIDEGGQLVAEDPATHPTRDAARDAMNRLLEHLDSDVRTMEDAAFQTYADEDWHWRFVLPSGETVAVDDEPSPTRDDLVDELESIRQAASAARQSTIGDAAVQLYDNGSWSWRLLDRDREEIADAAVSYADRDGALEQVDECRTHATDAPIFTIEEAAIRLEDGDDDGWCWDLVDDERTVYASGGTVADTKADELDEIDEIRQLAPMAGRVDFDVASFELIANDDDRWQWRLIDEDGRPVATGTETYESSEAAREALDDVRTLIGNASILEIDSVSFELHTDEDGWVWRLVDEFGSTMAESTQTYENRTEAREAMNAVKSHAPDGWLTFTE; this is encoded by the coding sequence ATGTCAGCGCCAAGCGAAATTCATCGAAGCCTATATCGGCTGTACGAACGATACGTGGGGGAACCGGATTCGGGGAAAGACGTCTACGGCTACTGGTTGTTCATCCTCGGTTACGCTATCGGGGCTGCGGGCATCGTCGCGTTCATCGTCGGCTACGGTGGGAATATCGCCGAGACGGAGATGATCCACATCTCGGGTGTTACGGCCTCGGTCGGTCTCGCGCTCTGTTTGTTCGGAATCGGGTTGATGCTGCCGGTACGAAAACGAGGGATTCAGGCGAGCGTGGTCGGGCTGATGATTTCATTAGTCGGAGTCGCGATGTTTGGAGTGGCCTACCCCCAGGACTGGCGAGAGCGGGGAATGCAACTCGACGTCGAAGTGATTTCGGTCTACGCCGCCGGAATCGCGATTATCGCCGGCGTTGCGGTCCTCGTCCCCGTGTTGACCGGCCGGAAAGGAATGTTCGTCGAGGAGGAAAAAGAAAGCGAGGAAGCGCCGATCCTCACCGGTAACGCCCTCGAGGACGCCCAGTTCGCGGTCTTCCGGGACGAACACGGCGACTGGAAGTGGCACGTCCTCCACCGTGAGGCGCTGGCCGAGAGCAACAGTAGTGCAGTTACTCGTCCCGAAGCACGGGAAGGAATCGACCGGGTCAAGTCCCAGATCAGTTCTGCAGGCCTGATGGAACTGACGACCTCGGCGTTCCGACTCTACGAGGACCGAGACGGGTCCTGGCAGTGGACGCTCGCGCGCGACGACGGGAGCGTCGTCGCTGACTGCGGCCGCGAGTTCGATCGACGCGACGGCGCAGAGAAGTCGGTGAGTTTCCTCAAGGATCGAGGGCCGGACGCAGACGTCATCGAGATCGAAGGGGCCGCGTTCACCTACACCGAAGAGCGCGGGAAGTGGTACTGGAAACTCGTCGACGACGACCACGCGACGCTGGCCGTCGACGAGGTCGGCCACACCGAACAGGACGACGCGGAGGAGGCTGCCCGGACGTTCGCCGAACGGTTCGCGGACGCCCGACTGCTCGATATCGACCACTTCGGCGTCGAACTCTACGAAACAGACGGCGAGTGGACCTGGCGATTCGTCGACGATGCGGACGACGTCGTCGCCGATGCCGCCGACACCTACGACACGCGACGCGACGCCGAGGAAGCCGCCGAAGCACTGTTGCCGGCACTCGAGTCCGCGTCCGTCACCGTCGCCGGCGAACCGACCTACGAACTCTACGAGTCCGGCGAGGAGTGGCGCTGGCGACTCGTCGACGAAGCCGAAGACGTCGTCGCACGGACGCCCGGAACGGAGACCGACGAGGAACGGATCGAGTGGGAGACCACACAGTTCGGCGACCACGCCGACGATGCCGACATCATCGAAATCGAGGCAGCCGAGTACGAGGTCTATCCATCCGACGAGAGCGCCGACGCCTCCTCGAGCGAGGACGACCACCTGCCGAAAGCGGTCGACGAGCCGGCTGCGGCCACCGACGGCGGAACGTCCGTCACGTTCGACGAGGGCGAGGGGCCGGACGAACCGGAGGGGCCGGATTGGCACTGGCGGCTCGTCACCGAAGACCGCGATATCGTCGCCGCGAGTACCGAGCCACACCCCGACGCCGATACCGCGACGTCGGCGATCGAACGCGTGCGCGAGCAGGCGAACGAGGCCGACCTGATCGAGTTCGAGCAGTCGGCGTTCCAGGTCTACGAGGCCGACTCCGGCGAGTGGCGCTGGCGGCTGATCGACGAGGACGGCAACGTACTGGCCGACAGCGGCGAGGAGCACACCTCTCGTGGCGAGGCTGCCGAGGCGATGATGACGCTGAAAGAGCGAGCACCCGACGCCGAACTGCTCGAGATCGAGACTGCCGCGTTCGAACTGTTCGTCAACGAGGACGACGAGTGGGGCTGGCGGCTGATCGACGAGGGTGGCCAGCTCGTCGCCGAGGACCCGGCGACGCACCCGACTCGCGACGCGGCACGGGACGCGATGAACCGGCTGCTCGAGCACCTCGACTCGGACGTCCGGACGATGGAGGACGCTGCCTTCCAGACCTACGCCGACGAGGACTGGCACTGGCGGTTCGTCCTTCCGTCGGGCGAGACGGTCGCGGTCGACGACGAGCCGTCCCCGACGCGTGACGATCTCGTGGACGAACTCGAGTCGATCCGACAGGCAGCGTCGGCGGCCCGGCAGTCGACGATCGGCGACGCAGCAGTACAGCTCTACGACAACGGCTCCTGGTCGTGGCGCTTGCTCGATCGCGACCGCGAAGAGATCGCCGACGCTGCCGTCTCCTATGCCGACCGAGACGGCGCGCTCGAGCAGGTCGACGAGTGTCGTACTCACGCGACCGACGCACCGATTTTCACCATCGAGGAGGCCGCGATCCGCCTCGAGGATGGAGACGACGACGGCTGGTGCTGGGATCTCGTCGACGACGAACGGACGGTCTACGCGAGCGGCGGCACGGTCGCCGACACGAAAGCGGACGAACTGGACGAGATCGACGAGATTCGCCAGCTCGCTCCGATGGCGGGCCGGGTCGACTTCGACGTTGCGTCCTTCGAACTGATCGCGAACGACGACGACCGCTGGCAGTGGCGGCTGATCGACGAGGACGGCCGACCGGTCGCGACGGGTACCGAGACCTACGAGTCGAGCGAGGCTGCTCGAGAGGCGCTCGACGACGTCCGGACGCTCATCGGGAACGCGAGCATCCTCGAAATCGACAGCGTCTCGTTCGAACTCCACACCGACGAGGACGGCTGGGTGTGGCGGCTTGTCGACGAGTTCGGCTCGACGATGGCCGAGAGTACCCAGACCTACGAGAACCGTACCGAGGCTCGCGAAGCGATGAACGCGGTGAAGTCTCACGCCCCCGACGGCTGGCTCACCTTCACCGAGTAA
- a CDS encoding methyltransferase domain-containing protein — protein sequence MERQSRETVSGETNETPNDGAYERHLERSRTMWNRWSDYYGMSERDFEPMREDLIDRLEIQPGDRVLEVGCGPGVNLERLRNDVGEAGEVVAVDYSPEMVGKARERIEDGGWENVTVRCEDATTATFDEPFDAALASLSLSVMPDARATVENVYGSLDAEAPLGVLDVRPFPEGPGRIVNPFVRRFLQWYANWNPENDVLESLEAVFEESDVVETHLGGFNYVVLCRKETATD from the coding sequence ATGGAACGTCAGTCACGCGAGACGGTGTCCGGGGAAACGAACGAGACGCCGAACGACGGGGCGTACGAGCGTCATCTCGAGCGGAGTCGGACGATGTGGAATCGCTGGAGCGATTACTACGGGATGAGCGAACGGGACTTCGAACCGATGCGCGAGGACCTGATCGATCGGCTCGAGATTCAGCCTGGCGACCGGGTCCTCGAGGTCGGCTGTGGACCCGGCGTGAACCTCGAGCGCCTTCGGAACGACGTCGGCGAGGCTGGCGAAGTCGTCGCCGTCGATTACAGCCCGGAGATGGTCGGGAAAGCCAGAGAGCGGATCGAGGACGGCGGCTGGGAGAACGTGACCGTCCGGTGTGAGGACGCGACGACGGCGACGTTCGACGAACCGTTCGATGCGGCGCTCGCGTCGCTCTCGCTGAGCGTCATGCCCGACGCACGGGCGACGGTCGAGAACGTGTACGGGTCGCTCGACGCGGAGGCACCGTTGGGCGTCCTGGACGTGCGGCCATTTCCCGAGGGACCGGGGCGAATCGTGAATCCGTTCGTCCGCCGGTTCCTGCAGTGGTACGCGAACTGGAATCCGGAGAACGACGTCCTCGAGTCGCTCGAGGCCGTTTTCGAGGAGAGCGACGTCGTCGAGACGCACCTCGGTGGGTTCAACTACGTCGTGCTCTGTCGGAAAGAGACAGCAACGGACTGA
- a CDS encoding 4-phosphopantoate--beta-alanine ligase — translation MSDYDTVSADVEHEEEIPEDHPRYQDLLTRHRIENGVEKGITHLQGMHAEGRGSAFDYLLGEETIPSADAAERAAAAHLLLADHPVLSINGNVAALVPGEMADLADATGADLEVNLFNRTPERMQAIADHLREHGAEDVKGLEADARIPNLDHQRAKVDENGIYEADVVLVPLEDGDRAEALEEMGKTEIVIDLNPLSRSPQVADVPIVDNIIRAVPNMTDHARELADADEEMLREIVDEFDRERALETAEERIRNGF, via the coding sequence GTGAGCGACTACGACACCGTCTCGGCCGACGTCGAACACGAGGAGGAGATCCCGGAGGACCATCCCCGGTACCAGGATCTGCTGACTCGCCACCGGATCGAGAACGGCGTCGAGAAGGGGATCACCCACCTGCAGGGAATGCACGCTGAAGGTCGCGGCAGTGCTTTCGACTACCTGCTGGGCGAAGAGACGATCCCGTCCGCCGACGCCGCCGAACGCGCCGCCGCTGCACACCTCCTGCTGGCGGACCACCCCGTGCTCTCGATCAACGGCAACGTTGCGGCGCTCGTCCCCGGCGAGATGGCCGACCTCGCAGACGCGACGGGTGCCGACCTCGAGGTCAACCTCTTCAACCGAACGCCCGAACGAATGCAAGCGATCGCCGACCACCTCCGCGAGCACGGCGCCGAGGACGTGAAGGGACTCGAGGCCGACGCGCGCATTCCGAACCTCGACCATCAGCGCGCGAAAGTCGACGAGAACGGGATCTACGAGGCAGACGTCGTGCTCGTTCCCCTCGAGGACGGCGACCGTGCGGAAGCCTTAGAGGAGATGGGCAAGACCGAGATCGTCATCGACCTCAACCCGCTCTCGCGGTCGCCTCAGGTCGCCGACGTCCCGATCGTCGACAACATCATCCGCGCGGTACCGAACATGACCGACCACGCCCGGGAACTGGCCGACGCCGACGAGGAGATGCTCCGGGAGATCGTCGACGAGTTCGACCGCGAGCGAGCACTCGAGACGGCCGAAGAACGGATTCGAAACGGGTTCTAG
- the tnpA gene encoding IS200/IS605 family transposase → MKTTRHATYNLNYHIVWLPKCRQSVLVNEVADRVRDILHEIADDKGLEIIDLTVQPDHIHLFVSSPPKHAPSLLANWFKGISSRKYNHRYANNDGEKIRWARGYYAGTAGHVSSETVQDYIQRHEGGDT, encoded by the coding sequence ATGAAGACCACACGGCATGCGACCTACAACCTCAACTACCACATAGTGTGGTTGCCGAAGTGCCGTCAGTCGGTACTCGTCAACGAGGTCGCCGACCGTGTGCGAGACATCCTCCACGAAATCGCCGACGACAAGGGCTTAGAGATAATCGACCTGACCGTTCAACCCGACCACATCCACCTGTTCGTCAGTAGTCCACCGAAACACGCCCCATCCCTTCTCGCCAACTGGTTCAAAGGCATCTCCTCGCGCAAATACAACCATCGCTACGCCAACAACGACGGCGAGAAGATTCGATGGGCGCGGGGCTACTACGCAGGAACGGCGGGCCACGTTTCCAGCGAAACGGTTCAGGACTACATCCAGCGTCACGAGGGGGGAGACACATGA
- a CDS encoding MaoC family dehydratase has protein sequence MQYYEDLEVGDTQEFGEYHVTGEEIVEFAEQYDPQPFHIDEEAAEESAFGELVASGWHTASMCMRMLVDGPLGEQASMGARGVDELRWKKPVKPGDTLSARTEVLDKRVSESDPRRGYVDVRFEGLNQDDEVVVSWISLAMIERRTPGE, from the coding sequence ATGCAGTACTACGAGGACCTCGAGGTCGGCGATACCCAGGAGTTCGGCGAGTACCACGTCACCGGAGAGGAGATCGTCGAGTTCGCGGAGCAGTACGATCCACAGCCGTTTCACATCGACGAGGAGGCAGCCGAGGAGTCCGCGTTCGGCGAACTGGTCGCGTCGGGCTGGCACACGGCGTCGATGTGTATGCGCATGCTCGTCGACGGGCCGCTCGGCGAGCAGGCCAGCATGGGTGCTCGCGGCGTCGACGAACTCCGGTGGAAGAAGCCGGTCAAACCCGGTGACACGCTCTCGGCCCGGACAGAAGTACTCGACAAGCGCGTTTCCGAGAGCGACCCTCGGCGCGGCTACGTCGACGTCCGTTTCGAGGGACTCAACCAGGACGACGAGGTCGTCGTCTCCTGGATTTCGCTGGCGATGATCGAGCGGCGAACGCCCGGCGAGTGA
- a CDS encoding RNA-guided endonuclease InsQ/TnpB family protein, which yields MTELTKTLELKLVDPNAHKRKKLRETRDAYQQALQDAFDAGCTTQTEANDVVVNYDLSGYAKNALKKYVPQLTTTYNAGDLHDDHPVRFTNEGLRLDHKPENAIEWYVKIPHHEDYHLWMPAQPNPDQRDWLEALNAGDAEMGESRLLQRNGTWYLHVTATRDVEDCSEASVDEQMPIGVDIGEASLVTVCHRDDYGSPTRPELWADEGKTVRQLRKTYFTATRRLQERGSERLAESFGDHLWTQIDDVFHRVTREVVEYAESVENPVLVLEDLTYIRESMDYGEYMNRRLHGWGFAKLHAQIRYKAVEKGIPVKTVNPRNTSKECHACGKVGYRPKQATFKCTNDDCWMGEYQADVNGAINIADRYLSGESRSREHKNDDDSAEDGARLTAPQDSQADAEIQQETLGTYAS from the coding sequence ATGACGGAACTCACCAAAACGCTGGAACTGAAACTGGTAGACCCGAACGCCCACAAGCGGAAGAAACTCCGCGAAACTCGGGACGCCTACCAACAGGCCCTTCAGGATGCGTTCGACGCTGGTTGTACCACCCAAACCGAAGCGAACGATGTAGTGGTCAATTACGACTTGTCGGGGTACGCGAAGAACGCCCTCAAGAAGTACGTCCCGCAGTTGACGACGACGTACAATGCAGGCGACCTACACGACGACCACCCCGTTCGGTTCACCAACGAGGGGCTACGCCTCGACCACAAGCCCGAGAACGCAATCGAGTGGTACGTCAAAATCCCGCATCATGAAGACTATCATCTCTGGATGCCAGCACAACCGAATCCCGACCAACGGGACTGGCTGGAAGCGTTAAACGCTGGTGACGCCGAGATGGGAGAGAGTCGGCTGTTACAGCGGAACGGAACGTGGTATCTCCACGTCACCGCCACCCGCGACGTGGAGGACTGTTCCGAGGCGTCCGTCGATGAACAGATGCCTATCGGAGTGGACATTGGGGAAGCGTCACTCGTCACGGTGTGTCACCGCGACGACTACGGTTCTCCAACCCGCCCCGAACTGTGGGCCGACGAAGGCAAGACCGTTCGCCAGCTACGCAAAACCTACTTCACCGCCACGCGACGGCTTCAGGAACGCGGAAGCGAGCGTCTCGCCGAGTCGTTCGGTGACCACCTGTGGACCCAGATAGACGACGTGTTCCACCGTGTCACCCGCGAAGTCGTGGAGTACGCCGAATCCGTCGAGAACCCCGTTCTCGTTCTGGAAGACCTGACGTACATTCGGGAGTCGATGGACTACGGCGAATACATGAATCGCCGTCTTCACGGGTGGGGATTCGCCAAACTCCACGCGCAGATACGGTACAAGGCCGTCGAGAAGGGGATTCCCGTCAAGACGGTGAATCCACGCAACACCTCGAAAGAGTGCCATGCGTGTGGTAAAGTGGGGTATCGTCCAAAGCAGGCGACGTTCAAATGCACGAACGATGACTGTTGGATGGGCGAATACCAAGCGGACGTGAACGGGGCGATAAACATCGCAGACCGCTACCTCAGCGGAGAGAGTCGTTCCAGAGAACACAAGAACGACGATGACTCGGCTGAGGATGGGGCGCGTTTGACCGCGCCACAAGACAGCCAAGCCGATGCTGAAATCCAGCAGGAGACGCTTGGAACGTATGCGTCTTGA